Proteins found in one Zea mays cultivar B73 chromosome 1, Zm-B73-REFERENCE-NAM-5.0, whole genome shotgun sequence genomic segment:
- the LOC103643856 gene encoding uncharacterized protein, with the protein MVPKRTHDPRSGDESTADESSLEASNFEKNTKPGKTGLGSHCEPTPVVNAAKLLSPEARQYVIDCGFGAFLEMKATKIFSLETIIVILNKCDVSSSDESFTIVLSDEHQLKVTTEVVHSIFGLPTGEISIDQKNFTHTEFLKFWKILKAGGHVTESTTRCRGKPVSTKRITLQSLLNYMEAEADKEKQAFAFFTILLSKLLLTTTSNVPTKGHVALCSYIENTQKYDWCKFVCQDLKNKISSWKQKPTSKIPGCLLLLLICSFRIVVPEPKLEEASAGPLIKHYDDNRILELLKAVKDTIKFKEEIANLKVQRNAKPQPPKEKKPASKRQKGEGQNLGIQIHVEDLLKGYEVDENQRGILLKVIEDEVGSSEIKLMEKLKKIVANRSFFIFYDEIKNRAQIKDKERIQQMEKNLVVDIEDVTISEAVFVKTFKPYGRLHTSIIETLIRIWNKSWDDRIMLSLLAVEQILGKRKDYLERELKDYDKEKKHTIFVPFIIDQHWSLVVVEPGREVITVLDSFYELRLCEKRHENLMAQLQKNLYPFIGLENATHRFITPPVVQNQNNSHDCGFHMLLYIKRYEDQNYHNISEDEVIMCRIETAMLLLNNEDNKCRDKFTESHAITKEQKKEKVRDKVDDKKGDRKDESSDDDYEDKSEEEEEEEEEGTGYKPCDFKIADNWTQNLGNKELRQQLLRKIVDNKDYKSVQFMSPKSDTARRDTDTWNLTGSDIAKSFVDKTLCEDTVATFYVQCLMYDEGQLGADEKTVFSRIFLEPKVAELLLSKEYKLEVVADYMKGQYNAQQICKAMQIFVPICQENHWTLYVVNKKYGQIDILDSSPTAVNDKMKYHQSIAAKVRQRLNAVLLRISKEEHIDFIDFSKWGLPLIPKIRIAHQDRNSMDCGFFVMFFMRHYNPDTHLLEGHKLADDQVEGDQLEATKDIRSKIFWYLLHHKLNASADKLPPGIINRKSET; encoded by the exons ATGGTCCCCAAGCGCACACACGATCCTCGTTCTGGGGATGAATCTACGGCAGATGAATCCAGTTTGGAAGCTTCA aactttgaaaagaacacTAAACCTGGCAAGACCGGCTTAGGTTCGCACTGTGAACCTACACCCGTTGTGAATGCTGCTAAGCTTCTATCTCCAGAAGCAAGGCAATACGTGATAGATTGTGGCTTTGGTGCCTTTCTTGAGATGAAGGCTACGAAGATCTTTTCCCTTGAGACAATCATAGTCATACTGAACAAGTGTGACGTCAGCTCTTCTGATGAGTCCTTTACGATTGTACTTTCCGATGAGCATCAATTAAAGGTCACAACAGAGGTAGTGCACAGTATTTTTGGTCTTCCTACTGGAGAAATATCAATAGACCAGAAGAATTTCACCCATACAGAGTTCCTGAAATTTTGGAAAATTCTGAAAGCTGGAGGACATGTGACAGAGTCCACGACCAGATGTAGAGGGAAACCAGTATCTACCAAAAGAATCACTTTACAATCGTTGTTGAATTACATGGAAGCTGAAGCTGACAAGGAAAagcaagcctttgctttcttcacCATTCTGCTATCCAAGCTGCTCCTAACAACAACGAGCAATGTGCCCACTAAGGGGCACGTGGCGTTGTGCTCTTACATCGAGAACACGCAAAAGTATGATTGGTGCAAATTTGTTTGTCAGGATCTGAAAAATAAAATCAGTTCATGGAAACAGAAACCGACATCAAAAATCCCGGGATGCTTACTACTGCTGTTG ATATGTTCGTTCAGAATTGTTGTCCCGGAACCTAAGCTGGAAGAAGCATCTGCTGGTCCACTCATCAAACATTATGATGACAACAGAATTTTAGAGTTGTTAAAGGCTGTTAAGGATACAATAAAATTCAAAGAAGAG ATTGCCAACCTCAAGGTGCAGCGCAACGCCAAGCCTCAACCCCCCAAAGAAAAGAAACCAGCTTCCAAAAGGCAAAAG GGTGAAGGACAAAACTTAGGGATTCAAATTCATGTGGAAGATTTGCTCAAGGGCTATGAGGTTGATGAGAATCAGCGGGGCATTCTCTTGAAAGTAATAGAAGACGAAGTTGGGTCTAGTGAAATCAAGCTCATGGAAAAATTGAAGAAGATTGTTGCGAATCGTTCCTTCTTTATATTTTATGATGAGATCAAAAACAGGGCCCAAATTAAAGACAAAGAAAGAATACAACAGATGGAGAAGAATCTTGTAGTTGATATTGAAGATGTGACGATTTCAGAGGCTGTATTTGTTAAGACCTTCAAACCATATGGTCGCTTGCATACTTCGATCATTGAAACTCTGATTCGCATATGGAATAAATCATGGGATGACAGGATTATGCTTTCACTTCTTGCTGTA GAGCAAATACTCGGTAAGAGAAAAGATTATCTCGAAAGAGAACTTAAAGACTATGACAAAGAGAAAAAGCACACG ATTTTTGTGCCTTTCATTATTGATCAACACTGGTCCTTAGTTGTGGTGGAACCTGGGAGAGAAGTTATAACTGTTCTTGATTCCTTTTATGAATTGCGGCTGTGCGAAAAACGTCATGAAAATCTG ATGGCTCAACTGCAAAAAAATCTTTATCCTTTCATAGGCCTGGAAAATGCTACGCACCGATTTATTACACCACCAGTAGTTCAGAATCAAAATAACAG TCATGATTGTGGTTTTCATATGCTTCTGTACATAAAGCGATATGAGGATCAAAACTACCATAACATTAGTGAG GACGAAGTCATCATGTGCCGCATAGAGACTGCGATGTTGCTCCTTAACAATGAAGACAACAAGTGcagggacaaatttacagagagcCATGCAATAACGAAAGagcaaaagaaagaaaaggtgagAGATAAAGTTGACGACAAGAAAGGAGATAGAAAAGATGAGAGTTCAGACGATGATTATGAGGACAagtctgaggaggaggaggaggaggaggaggaggggacaG GCTACAAACCCTGCGATTTCAAGATAGCAGATAATTGGACCCAGAATTTGGGTAATAAAGAACTGCGACAGCAACTCTTGAGAAAGATAGTTGACAATAAAGATTATAAGAG TGTTCAGTTCATGAGTCCTAAGAGTGACACTGCTCGTAGAGACACTGATACATGGAACTTAACGGGAAGCGATATTGCAAAAAGCTTTGTGGATAAAACTCTTTGTGAAGACACGGTGGCGACGTTTTATGTACAGTGTCTCATGTATGATGAAGGTCAACTAGGAGCTGATGAAAAAACTGTGTTTTCCAGGATCTTCCTGGAACCTAAAGTTGCT GAATTGCTGCTGTCGAAGGAATACAAGCTTGAGGTAGTTGCTGATTACATGAAGGGACAATACAATGCTCAGCAAATTTGTAAAGCAATGCAA ATATTTgtgcccatctgccaagagaaccACTGGACGCTTTATGTTGTTAACAAAAAATATGGACAAATTGATATATTGGACTCCTCACCCACGGCAGTCAATGATAAGATGAAATATCACCAAAGCATCGCAGCTAAAGTGAGGCAAAGGCTGAATGCTGTTCTTTTGAGAATCTCCAAGGAAGAACACATCGATTTCATCGATTTTTCAAAGTGGGGTTTGCCATTGATACCTAAAATACGTATCGCTCATCAGGACAGAAACAGTATGGACTGCGGGTTCTTTGTGATGTTTTTCATGAGGCACTATAATCCAGATACTCATCTACTTGAGGGTCATAAACTTGCCGATGATCAAGTTGAGGGTGATCAACTTGAGGCTACTAAAGATATTAGGAGTAAGATTTTCTGGTACTTACTCCAtcacaagttgaatgcatcagcTGATAAACTACCTCCGGGTATCATCAACCGGAAATCAGAAACTTAG